The following is a genomic window from Bdellovibrionales bacterium.
ATTTGCATTTCTCCCCTCCCCCAGGCGAATCCCCAATCAATTCCCTGTTACTTTTAGTCCACAGGTAAGCCTAGCGGTTACCCAAATATTAGACTGTCCGGTGAAATAATTTCAAGTTAAATTTCTAGCCCAGAGACTAGGTTGCCGTGCACCTGGTCATAATTAAAGACAGGAGTTCTCGTATACCGGTTAACGGGTACACCCGAATTCCGGAATTAGAGGGGTTATTCGCCTTTGGGCGTTTTTAGCAATTGAGCGACAGCTTGAGATTTTTCGGAGGTCGACTGCGAGGACTGTTTGTTTTGATCTTGGATCGAAAGGTAAACTTCTTCGCGGTGGATTTTTGTGTCTTTGGGCGCTTCGATACCTAGGCGAACCTGCTTGCCCTTTATTTGAACAACGCGAATTTTGATGTGGTCATCGATTGCGATACTTTCGCCGAGTTTTCTTGTGAGAACTAACATGAAGCTCCTTCAACATCCTGGTCAAAGCGCAAATTTTGAGAAATTGCCCAGTAATAAACTGACCTATGTTGCTAACTTCACTACCTGATAAAGTCAAGAAGGCTTTGCTTAACCATCTTACCGGATGTCTGCAATGATGCCTCTAGTTGGTTCTGTGTCTTATTTAAATTGTTTACCAACTCGTACATGTCCACGTCCTCGATCTCAGACTGCACGACCTTCTTATCCACGTTGAGCTTTTGTAAAGTTTCTAACCCGGCGTTGAGAGACGAGATGCGAGATCCCAGTTCTCCTCGAGCTTGATTCACCTGTGAGAGAGCGCTGTCCAAATAATCCAAAGAGTTTTGCACGACGCGCTTATCGTTGGCTAAGAGACCCACTTCGAGATCTCTTAACGTTTCGAAAATGTTCACCGATTTATTACCCCAATGTCCGGCTTCACTGTTCGCGAGTGTCTGCGATGCGATGGAGGTTTCAACCGAGGCCGGTCCGCGAGTTTCGACATAGCCTTGCTCCTGCAACTTCTGTTGGTCTTCTTTCGACATCGGTGGAGCTACTTTTTGACCAAGGAATACCGTGCTGCCCGGAATATTCATTGTGATGTAAGAATTCTTATCCAGCTGAACTTCGATCTCGGAATCATCCCCAAAGTAAGTCCCCGTCATATCAAATGGAGTCTGCTGCGTGCTGTATCCCCCGAATAAAAAGCGATCGCCAAAGCGACGATTGGCAATATTCACCGTCTGCTCGTAAATCTGACGAATTTCTTTCGCAACGATCGCTCGCGACTCTGCACCATTAGCCGCATCATCCGCCTGGTCGATGGCCAATTCTTTCGCGCGGATTAAAAGCTCGTTTATCTGCCCTAAAGAGGTTTCCGAAACTTCGACAAACTCCTTCGCCGATAGAATGTTTCGTTTGTATTGCTCATAACCCGCAAGCTCGGTGCGAGCTTCTAACACTCGAGCTGCACCCAGTGGATCATCCGAAGGTTTATTTATCCGTTTTTGCGTGGCCGCCTGATTTTGGTGAACCAATAGATCCTGACGATTCTTTTGAATCGCGTTCAAGGCATGGTTATAGGTCATCTTATCGGCTACGCGCATTTTTTATTACCTTCTAATATTAAGGACAGTATCTAACATCTCATCGGCCGTGCGAATAATTCTGGCCGAAGCGTCGAATTGTTTTTGCCACTCAATCATACTCGCCACTTCTTCGTCGAT
Proteins encoded in this region:
- the csrA gene encoding carbon storage regulator CsrA; this encodes MLVLTRKLGESIAIDDHIKIRVVQIKGKQVRLGIEAPKDTKIHREEVYLSIQDQNKQSSQSTSEKSQAVAQLLKTPKGE
- the flgL gene encoding flagellar hook-associated protein FlgL; this encodes MRVADKMTYNHALNAIQKNRQDLLVHQNQAATQKRINKPSDDPLGAARVLEARTELAGYEQYKRNILSAKEFVEVSETSLGQINELLIRAKELAIDQADDAANGAESRAIVAKEIRQIYEQTVNIANRRFGDRFLFGGYSTQQTPFDMTGTYFGDDSEIEVQLDKNSYITMNIPGSTVFLGQKVAPPMSKEDQQKLQEQGYVETRGPASVETSIASQTLANSEAGHWGNKSVNIFETLRDLEVGLLANDKRVVQNSLDYLDSALSQVNQARGELGSRISSLNAGLETLQKLNVDKKVVQSEIEDVDMYELVNNLNKTQNQLEASLQTSGKMVKQSLLDFIR